CAGCTATATCCAGTGGCCTTATCACATTCTTCACAGAGTTTTATATTCTATAGCTTTCACACCTTAACATTTTCAGCTCTTTATAAAACTCTTCTAGATCAGAGTCAGGATTCATCTTAACCATCTATCTCAATGGAGGACTTCTGACCGCTTCCCTGTGTTACCTCCACTAATCTCTTACAAAACAGCTATGCTGTTGGGAAGAACATACTTTTCCTCTCAACATTGCAAATTTCTGTAGCTATGGGCAAGACAGGAAGCAGTACACCCTAGGAGTATCTgttgccacctcctcctcctccctccagtcCTTTCACTCGTGATGATATCAAAGACAAAAGAGGCTTTGTAATCAAATTGCTTGAAATGCTACAGGAAAGGCACCTCCGCTACACAGATTTCTTCCCCTGTACATAAACATAAGACAGAAATTGAAAAGAACAACAACATTgtaagtaagaaaaaacaaagcccttACTTCACAATACACGCAAGTAAGTACAGAAATCATATTTCAACTTGTTAACAACCATTTCCATAGAGGAAGATTGTAAGAGTCAGAGAAATGATTTGCAAGCCACACATACACAACAGTCGGGCCACAGGAAGCGCTAGTACAAAACAAAGTGCCAACTGTCCTTACTTCCTTAACTTAGCTTTTATATCCTTAAGCTTATTTAAGAACTACAGAGCTGCTAATTCCTCTCCTTTAAACCTGTGTCAAGTCTCCATGGACAAAAGGAGGAGTATTTCAATCGACAAGAGACTTCTCGCTTGGTAGTGTCAGTGATCCTCTTGGACCTACCTGTGAAATGACAGCCATTTCACACTGTCACTAAGGACAACCCCAGAAGTCATAAGCAACTCGGCGAAATGCAGAGTATCGATCCCTTCTTCTTCATGCTTCTGGAACTGCAGCCCAGAGCTCGCAAGCAGATCTATGGAATCCTGAGAGTACATATCCTCCCTGAAAGAGAAAGGCAGCTTCACACCCAAGATACTAACAAGCTCACTTCAGAAGAATTCCCCACATGCTTTACTTCAAACCATCAAGAGTGACCAGTAAGGCCATCTCTGGGTTCCACGTTTGTCTAGAATATTCCGATCAAATCTGTTTTCTTAGTACTACTACTGCAACCTCATCTATTCTTAACAATCTATTCTGCAATTGTAACCACTCAATAATCCTATTACTAGTGCAGATTCCAAAGAATCCACCTCCGTATAACTACAGGACGTTTTGAATAATATTGCTAGCACAAAGCTCAAAGTACCACCACAAAATAGCACAGAGAAAAGGGGAGTTGTCCTGAACCAGAAGAGGTGCAGCTCTAAAGCAGCAAGCATCACTGCtgtctacatttttatttttcacattacagCCTTATCTTCATCTCCATTTCCATCTCTGGGAGTGGAAAAAATTGCATAatactttgctttacaaacatgACTAAGGAAGTAAGACCGGAATGAGTGATGATATGCTTGGTGGAAAGCTGAGGAAGAACCTGACTTCTGTACTAGACTGCTTCGTTTGGTATGCTGGGAGGGAACAAAATTCATGACAAAGATAATCATTTTGGATCAAATGAGGCATTCACAGCGTCCAAAATACTTCATTCTGATTTCAATACTTCTAAGGCCCTGACAAGGTTGGGGAACTAAATACTGCAACTTTTGGTGTCAATAAATGCATGAACAGAATACATGAACAAGAATTATTATAATGCTTTCCAgtaacattttcataaaatacCAATTTCCAAAAAATTTGTGTGTTTGCCAGAGAAACACTCTCTTTATGTTTCCAGGCAGCTCTAGTGGTATGCATGCTAACTTGTCTTTACAATTACACAGAAAGGGATTATGAAGTTTGTTTCAACTGTACAAAGAAATAACACTGTAAAAGAGATGAGAACTACTGCCATACTCCATTTAACAAAGTCATTCTTTTGAATAACTGTTATGATTCCaccaacgtttttttttttttttaaatgccccaGCTTGTATTTGGCATGGGTCTGTAAGAGGTGTCGTCTTCATTGCAGAGGAGAGCACATccatttatttttagcaaagagagatgaatttttaaaagatacagtttataaaaaaaaaaaaaaaaaccacactataGCATTGTTCCAGAACACACGTTTACGGCACATACAAATACTGGGTATAAGCCATTTAGCGAGGAAAAGAGTATTAAGGATCACATTTTAGCAGAGCTTTGACTTCCAGAAATACTGCAAACTCCTGTCATGACAAAACAGATTCCCACATAATCTTTCTGTATTTGACTCTGAATTTGTATTGGTCAGAATCATTCACCAGTGATGAACCCAGTGACACCTGCATTTGCCAAAGGAAAACATCAGTGCATCAGCAGAGAATAGGTGATCGTTCCCTAGCTCAGAAGACTCACGTAAGGTTGAATTTGAAGTTAAACTGCCAGGTGTTGATTCCGGAAGGATATTCTCCCTTCTCATTTGTGAAAGTTAGGCCCAGCTGGATAATTTTCAGAAGGTCAACATTACAACGAAGGAGCTGGTATTGATAGTCTATGGAACTGCGGAATTCACCAATTGGCCTTACAACAACTCCAGGAAATTCTGTGTCCTAgtaaaggaggggggggggaaaaaattacaTCACTTCCTTTATTAGCAGTCTTACGTTCAGTTCCACACTTTTAGGTCCCAGCGCTGAATCTGTACATTTTTCTATGAAATTACTTACATAAtagaaggcagaaaggaaaaaaagtattttaagctactgggaaaaaaaaaaactaaacaattcATTAATCAttatattcattcattcattccagGTATCCTCTTTCAGTGTTGTTTCCTTCCAGagcaaaaaaaagttataaaatcaCCCAATATGCACTACTGCATAATCTAAACATCTCTCTCCTGAAAGACTAATCCTCTCATTTTCCCTAAATACACTAAAATGGgcattttatatttattcagtGTTCTTTTACGTTCTAAATACAAGTTAAATTTAGCACTCACAGTCTTAATGTGATAGTCCAGCTAGTGATAATCTTCACTGTTTTTGAAAAACAACCAACACCTAAATTAACAAAAGCTACTGCCAATCAAAACAGACTTCAACAAAAGAGAAACTGTGTGTTAcataaaaaacattttacttgGCTAGTGATTGCGTGCTATCTTGACTAAACCTCTAACTTCTAGACTAGTTTTACACTCAAATTTATTCACATAACTTCTGACCAGCTTGATAGAGAACATATCCAAAAACTTTCATAAAGAATCCAGTATTATGCATCTGACAACATTTCCTCCTAGCCTAATCTTTTTGTGTCCAGTCTTACTGCCCAGTTATTCATATATGATATCAGTCCAGCCATTAGCATAGATCTATCTAAACATGCTTTCATTAACATCAAACAGAGCAAAGAAGCAAGAAAGCTTGTTTCCCACCAACTGATGACAACAAAACTGAATCACATTTACAGGATTTTAAGTGTTTCATTTTTGAATAACATATACTCTGCAGGGATATGTATTTTTATGCCACACTTCTATTAAGGACTTCGAATGTCTTGAAGTTTAGACTCCCTAAGCAAAGTTGACATAGTACAATAACTAGAAACAGTTATGTAATTAACTGGCTCCTGCTGAGCAGATACCTATTtttaagagcaggaaagaaaCCATTCCTCCCATCTCTCCCTTCACCTTGAAACTAGAGTTCTCATTAAGATCCTTGGtcttctgaaataaaactctTCGAACACATTGCCACACCTGCAGCCAGAAAAATCTATTCCATAAGAATCAGCATCTGACCGCAGTAAAAAAAAGGAGGCATTCCTACCAGCCACCAAGTTGCAACTTGCAGGCCTTTTGTCCTACAGTATCATGGCATTTCCCATAGCCAAAAGGAAACAGGCATTCAGAGGACAAGTATACCAGTGAAATCTGAAGATTTAAACCCAATTGTACATCTGATCTCTTTAATTTGAGACTGCATTAGTTTATGCAATGGGTATAGTTAAATATTAAATGATTTCAGATGTTGAAAGTGGTTTTCACTTCCCCACCTCTCATTCAATCTGTACGGAATACTATGTTTACCAAAATCCATGAAGTCCTTATAACTGAACAGCTTTCTAAGTTTTCACTACTTAACTTTTAGCTCAGTTTGGTCACAGGAAAACACCATTTCTGGTTCAAGAATCAATTTATTCTCCTGCCCCTAAAAAATCCCCTGACTGTGGCAATAAGGTCAAGTATAACATGCTTACCATTGCAATGTAACTGTAACTTAGAACAATCTCTCGAATTTTCCTCATCTCTTCTTCCAGATTGTTTGCCCATACTTCACAGATAACTTGGCTGTTCtctgcaagggctgctggcaTCTTGCAGGGATTGTAGTAAAAACAGCTGATGTTGAATTCAGTTGACAGCGTAGAATTGCAAGCTGTGTGATCTAATCAGTTTGCTGCATTAAAGAGAGAAACATACAGTACTTTACACGAAGAAAGATCTAGGTATCTGAATGAATGCACTAGCAGAGTAAGTCACGTTTCTATTCTTAACCTCAAATAGCAAAGCTAAAGTTTTACACTAACTGTTTCCTTGCTTTTATCACTTCCTTTAAACatgctgaaagagaagaaaaactaaaCCATCCGTTTGTGTTACAAGAGTAGACATACAATTAATAGAGTCCAGTTATGCAAGTCAATAGTGCCTCTCCCTTTCATCTTCTCCTGGCATAAACTCTGAAACTCTAGGCATAAGATGCACAAACAGGGAATCCTCACACTTAATTTTGCTTAGCTTCCACCAAGGTGCTATTGGGATAGTTTTGAAGACAAGTAATAGATTGCTTTACAAAGGACACTTATAAAGGCAGATGCTTCTCTGATGTAATTCaggaaacactgaaaaagaaaggtattCCAGTTTATACTAATGCCGTTTCAGCAGTACAACGCCTAGGATAAATCACACTTGGCATGACTGCTTGTCTATCACTTTCTGAAACCACACGGgcaaaattattacagaaatacGCAGCTAAGGCTCAGGTACTGCAGCAAACTGCCGGTATGCTCGCACGAAGTTAGCTGAGGGTACCTACAGCGGGGAGAGGGACGTGAGGCAACTGCCAGAGCCTTTCTGCGAGCGGCTGCTAATGGCTCGGGCCTCACGGCCGGGGGGCCGTcagccgccgccgggccgagccgcttCCCGGCAGCGGACGGGCTCAGCCGCGaaggccgcgctgccgccccgggcccgcccggcCGTCCAGGCCTCTCAggccgctgccgggcccgccGCCACCGGGGGggcacagggaggggaggggaggggaggggaggggaggggagatcCCGGCGCCCCGAGCTCTGCCGGCGCTGGGGGCCTCCCGcagcgcccgggccgccccgcccgcaCCTGCTggcgccgccaggccccgccgctCGCGGCTCCGGGGAGCTGGGCCTCGCCGCTCCTCTTCCTGTGGGCCGCCCGGCCGCTCTAGCCCGCGCTCACCCCCGCGACTCGTCTGCTCCGGCGCTCCCCATCgcctccccgccccctccccccgccccgctacCTGCCCGGAAGCTTGGGCCGGGCCACTCGCCTCCGCGCAGGCGCGATGCGGCCACCAGGAGGGGCGGAACTTCCGGGCTGCCCCCGGCCACCGCCCGCTCTCGCGAGAGATATGGGAAACGGGCTAGGGCGCGCGGCGGGGTGTGTGGCCGGGCGCGCGTGTGGCGCGCGCTCCCgcggagaggaagggaggggggcggggggagcccggaGCGCCACGCGGGGCTCCGCCCGGGTTGCGCCTGCGCGGAGCCGTTGCCCTTGTGACAAGTCGCCtgtcttccctccccctgccGGGGCAGCTAATGGGCTCGCCCGAGCTCCCCGCGCCGGACGCGTCGGGCGAGTCCAAAGCCCGCCCGGGGGGTGAGGGTGGGGGAGGCGTTAGGTGATCTCTCCCTGAGGGACCGACCCCTTCGGGCCGCGCCGCCTCGTTAGCTCGGCGCCGGCCccggtcggggcggccgcggcccgcgggcCCTGCCGGGTGGCAGAGCCCCGAGAGAAACAGCTGCCCTCGCCGAGGGGACGGGCCGCCCCCTTAAATGCCATTTAGGTTACATTAGCAACAGGAGCTTTACCGTCAGGTAAAGCAGCCTCATGTAACGCGTCTGGCGTAACGGCGCTGccagctctcctgctttgctggcCGATGCTGCCGGCAGGCAGGCAATGTATTTGGAAGCCTGTGTAGTTACAATTAAGCGGAGGTAGTACCTCGCTTCGTCCGGGCTGCCAGCCTTCTTGGGCAGGTTTGCAACCTAGAATTCTGCAGCTCTGCTACTGCTGCAGAATTGTTTCCTGCCTGTCATTTGGGTTCCCTTGGAGTCTGTCCTCTTGAACCTCGGCTACCTCCTTACTATTCTGATACAATTATCTGGCGGGGCGAGGGAGTCACTGTCTTTCGTGTCCGACATGTTTCGGTGTCCCAGGCTGAGTATTCATACCTCAGCAGAAATGTAAGACCTCTTAGGATAAGTTTATTTGAATACTGCTGCTTTCTAGCAAGTGTCCTTGATGGTGTCAGCATCTACGGACATCAAGCAGTATTTACTGaacttcattttaattcaaaGCTTATCTTCGTAGATGATAGTTACTGTTTTGCCATCTCACCTTAGACCTGCAGTCTCTAGGTCATATAATGCATATATTATGCAACATGCTAGACTAGCAGAAAGCAATCACCTTTCTTCCTATGGTCACTTGAATTTGGGCAAAGAAACCTAAGTTGTTATCAGGTAAATACATCGGGATAGATTGCAGCACGCCATAAATACGGAATTAGattcttggtttttgtttgtttgttttttttttcacttaaagaGTTCAGAGTAAGGTatgtactttatttttcttgctcaTAAGCCCAGCTCTTGAATTTATGTTGAATCCAggcaaaaagggaggaagaatcTTCTCAGGACACAGAAATGTGCATGCTTTGTTACCCTAATCGAAAAtatgttgcaggaaaaaaatcagttgggATAAATTATGCTTAATATGTTTGCCAGTTTGCAACTAGGTTAGAAAAAAAAGCTAGGATGTTTGAGTGCTGGCGGTAGTTTGAAACAGACCTTTTGCTCAAGGAGAACAGAATTTGTGTTTTTCATCATGGCTAATTTCAGCTGCATACAAAGGAAAAATAGCTGGAAAAGGCAGACTGCTCTTAAAATATGTCAGTCCCATAGTTCTTATATTTGGAAGTTACCAGACTTGCTTTCAGATTCATCACTCCAGAACAGGTTCCTGAACAGGCTTCCCACCCTCTATACAGCTCTGTTAAGACGACACTAACAAAACCAGTCCATGTGTAGATGTAGTACGCTGCAAGGAGGATTGACAGGCTTTAGCTCAACATTTTTGTACTAGTCAATATGAGCTGTATATTCCGGATCATGCCCTTTTCAGCAGCACAAAGAGTAGACAGCTTATATATGGAAATCTTAAAATACATGACTTCAGAGTTAAAAGATAAAAGTATTGCTGAACATGTTTTAGCTGTAACCATCATTTCCATTTTCCTAAAACTTCTATTGTTCCAAAGGTGTTTCAACAAGTATTAGGTGGCACACACATGCCCTCACAGATGGTTAGAACTATAGCTTAGTATACAGGGAATTAATGATGAGCTGAGGTTCACGAACTCCAGGATTCATCTTTGTCATTAGTGGAATTATTAGCATGGTTTTATACTATCCTTTAAGCTAATTCCTAGTGTTTCTCCTTCTAATATTTTTTACAAACAGCAAAACAGACAGTGACTACTACAAAAACTGTAGAGAGTGAACAAAGAGAAGTTATTTTATGAAGTGTCTGATCAAAAATCCTTTCCACTGAGAGGAAAGCAGTCTTCTTGCACTCCTCAAAGCTGAGCCTCGGCAAAGGTGGCAGTAACACTGGAGGGTTTTGTGATGAAGATACCAGTGCAGGGCCCAGGCTAACCAACAAATAGAAGCAGCTTTTAGATAACCTCCAACCTGGACTAGACCCAGACTTGCAGTCCAAAAAGTAAATGACATTTTTGTCCTCATATGACTAAAATACTGGTTGTCTGTTCCTATTGGGTGTAGAGCTTTCAGCTGTAACCTGTGTCTGATTTGAACAGGTTTAAAAGAAACTCTGGGGTCTGCAAAACTCCCTGGCTTTTCACCTACTTTTGCGTATTGGGTGAACAGTTCTCCTAGTGAAGAGCCATTCCAAATAAGTATCAGCTCAGGACAACGTTCACATGGCACCCCTCTCGTGAAATGCCATTTTCCACTTCCTCTTCTGTGTATGTGTAAATAGTTTGAAGGAATCACTTTCCTTCTTGTTGAGTCTGCTGTATGCTAAATAACAATTAGGAGCAACTGCTAAGAATTAAAAACTCTTTTGTCACTAAGAAATAGTTAGAATTAGTCAAGAGAAAGCGTCAATGCAAACAATAACACAGTCTTAAATCTGAAATGAAGCAACAGCAAATGGTTTTAGCGCTAAGAGGACAAACAGTGTGATGTTGGGAGGGGAGTTCTGGGAATATTCTCCTTCCAGAAAAAGTTAATTGGTAACAGCATAGGTATAGTGCGAGGTAGAAGAAACCAGGCACAGACAGCAAGACACTGTCATTACTCATGCTTGCAGATCTCTCCGCAGCTCTAACCGTGGCTAGCTGAGATGTTGCTCACAAAATAGCACTGTATATTGCTTCGCCTATGAATGCACCAGACAAGTTTAactaggagggagaggaaatacTCCTTATTTTTTGTTGTGTGGGAAAATAAATCTGGAAAGTTATGGTGAGTAGTAACACCCTCCCTTCTCAGAGTTTGGTTCATAATAGGGCACTGTATGTTAGGTAAATAACGTGTATTGGGGCCACATCTGCATAATGAAGACAAATGCTACTGCAAATTACATCTTGCTACCTGTAATACCATAATTACAGACTTCATGGTCTTTAAACATCTTATTTAAACAGAACTGAGCACATTCTAAGCTATTTGCATCTTCTGCTTATAGGTAGTTCCAATACTGTAACTGGTGTAACTGGTTTGAAACACACTGTAACAACAGAGTTAGTGCAACACTTACTTATATTGaaaactgaactgctttttttttttaccagattCCCCAATAACCCGTACTGTTTTTAACAAATACACTTTTGACTTACTCAATTGCACTGACGCTTTGTTTTGTGCTCAAAACATGAATTAGTGCATTATAAAAGATACTCATCTTTAAGGTGTAGCTGGCTTTTTTATTCCCAGATATAAGCATTAACTCTCAGTGGAAAACTCTCACCTGCAGAGATACATTCCAAATGCTTAAATGAGTGACAGTGTGTGCATATGCAAAGGGAACACTGCCTGTACTAGCAGTGACATGGCATTGGCTTCACATGACTTCTCTAGGAGGGGACAGCCAGCTCTCGATTGGAAACACACCCCTGTCGCCTTTGCCTAAGCCCTCATAAAGTTTCCGCAGCGGGAGTGAAAGGTGAGGAGTTGAACTCTGGGCTCTGAATAGACACAGAGGAACTCTGCTAGGCTGCAACCAGCAGGAGGTGAGCAA
The sequence above is a segment of the Struthio camelus isolate bStrCam1 chromosome 13, bStrCam1.hap1, whole genome shotgun sequence genome. Coding sequences within it:
- the CNOT8 gene encoding CCR4-NOT transcription complex subunit 8, which encodes MPAALAENSQVICEVWANNLEEEMRKIREIVLSYSYIAMDTEFPGVVVRPIGEFRSSIDYQYQLLRCNVDLLKIIQLGLTFTNEKGEYPSGINTWQFNFKFNLTEDMYSQDSIDLLASSGLQFQKHEEEGIDTLHFAELLMTSGVVLSDSVKWLSFHSGYDFGYMVKLLTDSRLPEEEHEFFHILNLFFPSIYDVKYLMKSCKNLKGGLQEVADQLDLQRIGRQHQAGSDSLLTGMAFFRMKELFFEDTIDDAKYCGRLYGLGTGVAQKQNEDVDSAQEKMSILAIINNMQP